One Nicotiana sylvestris chromosome 12, ASM39365v2, whole genome shotgun sequence genomic window carries:
- the LOC104247799 gene encoding protein SMALL AUXIN UP-REGULATED RNA 12-like: protein MAIRKSNKLPQAVVLKKILKRCSSLGKKNGYDDEDGLPTDVPKGHFAVYVGENRTRYIIPISFLAHPKFKSLLHRAEEEFGFNHDMGITIPCEEFVFRSLTSMLQQKRNI, encoded by the coding sequence ATGGCCATAAGAAAATCAAACAAGTTGCCACAAGCTGTTGTGCTAAAGAAAATCTTGAAAAGGTGTTCAAGTTTGGGAAAGAAAAATGGCTATGACGATGAAGATGGTCTTCCCACTGATGTCCCTAAAGGCCATTTTGCTGTCTACGTAGGAGAGAACCGAACCCGATATATTATACCAATTTCTTTCTTAGCTCACCCTAAGTTTAAGTCCCTTCTCCATCGTGCCGAAGAGGAGTTCGGGTTTAATCACGATATGGGCATTACCATTCCCTGTGAAGAATTCGTTTTTCGATCATTAACTTCCATGCTGCAGCAGAAGAGAAATATTTAA
- the LOC104247804 gene encoding uncharacterized protein, translating to MALKVGTRLYKDLELMLERFLLRLGLPFRGHDESQSSTNRGIFLELLQWHGDIDPDIGSIILENAPKNEMMCSPMIQKDIVDVCAKEAIKAIIEDLDGDFFGILVDESKNILHKEQMTLVLRYVNKEGEVIERFVGIVHVNNTSSQSLKKEIDSFLSYHSLSPSQIRGKGYDGASNMQGELHGLKTLILNETPSAYCIHCFTHQLQLTLVALAKKHSDVDDFFWICFDNIKLKKLDELLISGEVHTGRGLNQERGLQRPGDTRWGSHYRTLNNLIVLFSSIIHVLKFVAREGPNYADRLVAESLMTKIKEFEFVFMLHLMWKVLMMTNDLSSSLQRMDQDIVNAMGLLTHTKQRLQRMRNSEFQSLMDDVSSFCDKYEIMIPKMDALYFPGKSKRRALDVTYSHHLHVEIFNGVIDLHLQELRSRFDVVSTDLLLGMASLNPLNSFGNFDKNRIMKLAEYYPNEFDSNKLRDLSFQLDSFVVYARGHDKRFFNMKGISDLSKVLVKSDLH from the exons ATGGCTTTAAAGGTTGGAACAAGGCTATATAAAGATTTAGAGCTCATGTTGGAGAG GTTTCTTTTGAGACTAGGATTGCCATTTCGTGGGCACGATGAGAGTCAATCTTCTACAAATAGAGGTATCTTTCTTGAACTCTTGCAATGGCATGGAGATATTGATCCGGATATTGGAAGTATTATATTAGAAAATGCTCCAAAAAATGAAATGATGTGTTCCCCAATGATTCAGAAAGATATTGTTGATGTTTGTGCCAAAGAAGCAATCAAAGCTATCATTGAAGACTTGGATGGGGATTTTTTCGGGATACTAGTTGATGAATCAAAGAATATATTGCACAAGGAGCAAATGACACTTGTTTTGAGATATGTTAACAAAGAAGGCGAAGTAATTGAGAGATTTGTTGGTATTGTTCATGTCAATAATACATCTTCTCAATCATTGAAGAAGGAAATCGACTCTTTTCTTTCGTATCACTCATTAAGTCCATCTCAAATACGTGGGAAAGGTTATGATGGAGCTAGTAACATGCAGGGAGAGCTACATGGTCTTAAGACTTTGATTCTGAATGAAACTCCATCGGCGTATTGCATTCATTGTTTTACCCACCAATTGCAGTTAACACTTGTGGCTCTTGCAAAGAAGCATTCAGATGTAGATGACTTTTTTT GGATTTGCTTCGACAACATCAAGTTAAAAAAATTAGATGAGTTGCTCATATCAGGTGAGGTGCATACTGGACGAGGACTAAATCAAGAACGTGGGCTTCAACGACCAGGTGATACTCGTTGGGGTTCTCATTATAGAACGTTAAATAACCTCATTGTCCTATTTTCATCAATTATTCATGTTCTTAAATTTGTTGCTCGTGAGGGTCCAAATTATGCCGATAGACTTGTTGCTGAAAGTCTTATGACTAAGATTAAggaatttgaatttgtttttaTGTTGCACTTGATGTGGAAAGTTCTAATGATGACAAATGATTTGAGCTCCTCATTACAAAGGATGGATCAAGATATTGTCAATGCTATGGGACTCCTCACTCATACAAAGCAAAGATTACAAAGGATGAGGAATAGTGAATTTCAATCATTAATGGATGATGTCTCTTCATTCTGTGATAAATATGAGATAATGATCCCGAAGATGGATGCTCTCTATTTTCCTGGCAAGTCAAAGCGTAGAGCTCTTGATGTTACATACTCTCATCACTTGCATGTTGAGATATTTAATGGTGTTATTGATTTGCATCTTCAAGAGCTTAGAAGTCGTTTTGATGTCGTGAGTACCGACTTACTTCTCGGTATGGCTAGTTTAAATCCACTTAATTCATTTGGTAATTTTGATAAGAACAGGATAATGAAGTTGGCTGAATATTATCCCAATGAGTTTGATAGCAACAAGCTCCGGGATCTTAGTTTCCAGCTTGATAGTTTTGTAGTTTATGCTCGTGGTCATGACAAGAGGTTCTTCAACATGAAGGGAATTAGTGACCTTTCTAAAGTATTGGTTAAGTCAGACCTGCATTAA